Sequence from the Ancalomicrobiaceae bacterium S20 genome:
TTGGCCGGCCTGTCCAAATCGACACTGTCGCACCATTTCCGCATCCTGCGCGAGGCCGGTCTGGTGCGCAGCGAGCGGCGGGGCGTCGAACTGCTCAACAAGTTGCGCCTCGACGAGATCGAGGCCCGTTTTCCGGGCTTGCTGCGCAGCATCCTCGCCGCCCGCGATGCGGAGGCTTGTTGCGGACGGAAGAGCGCAACCGTCGAAGACAGCGTGCAGGTGCGGTCGGAGATCGTGCTGACGACGTGACGGAGCACGGGACGATCGGGCCGGGAAAGCACCCGGATCGGAAGATCCCCGGATCAGGCGACCGCGCGATCGGCACGTCCCGCCTCGACGTGATCGGCGACCTGATCGACTCGCGTCCGGAGCCCGGCGAGCAGACGACGCCCCAAGGCGGGCGCGCGCAGCGACAGATCGTTGATCGCCGTGCGCGGCGCCAGCAGCAAGCGGCTCAGCACTTCAACGCGGACCTCGCATGGCGCGAGCACGTCCAGCATGTCGAGGCCGCCGCCCTGCCACGAGCCGGGTCGATCCTCGACGATCGTCAGAGGCTCGGACGGGTGCTGCGGAAAACGGAACACCGACCAGCGGCCGACCAGCAGGAACACGAAGTGATTCGGCCGGACCACGCGCGAGATCACGACATCGCCGGGATCGACGGTGACGAGGCGCGACCGGTCGAGCAGCCACGCGAGATCGCGATCGGTGACGCCCGCAAAGATCGGGAGTTCGCGGATCTCTTTCACCGTCATCGGCGCGCCTCCTCGTTCGTCCCGAAGCATCGGCCGCGCAAGCGCGCGTTCGACCTCCCCTAGTGTCGGGCTGGTGTGTAGTTTCCGCAATGCACAATTTGGCTCAAGACGAAAAGTTGCGACGTCCACAGGCAAGACCTATTCAATTTCCGCCATCCGTCGGACGCTGATCCATCGCCGCGGTCGCCGCCGCGCGGGACGTCCCGGAGTTTCGCTCGCGCGCCGGTGCGGCTAAGGTCGTCCGACCGCGCCGGGGCCGGCGCCCGTCTCGCTTCTTCCTCACGACCTCGGAGGTTCGCCGCATGTCCCGCATCGACGGATCAAAACCGTTCATTCCGGTCCGGATCGCCGTCCTGACGATTTCCGACAGCCGCACGCTCGCGGAGGACCGCTCCGGTCAGGCTCTCGCGGATCGGATCGCCGAGGCCGGTCACGAGCTGGTCGAACGGGCGATCGTGCCCGACGAGATCGAGGAGATCCGGCTCGTGGTGAAGGCGTGGATCGATGATCCGGCGATCGATGTGGTGATCACCACGGGCGGCACGGGCTTCACCGGGCGCGACGTGACGCCCGAGGCGGTCGAGCCGCTGTTCGAGAAGCGCATGGAGGGTTTTTCGGCGATCTTCCATCGGCTTTCGTTCGAGAAGATCGGCACCTCGACGATCCAGTCGCGCGCCACCGCCGGTGTCGCGCGATCGACCTTCATCTTCGTGCTGCCGGGTTCGCCCGGTGCCTGCAAGGACGCCTGGGACGGCATCCTGAAGGCACAGTTCGACTATCGGCATCAGCCCTGCAATTTCGTAGAGATCATGCCGCGGCTCGACGAGCATCTGAAGCGCGGCAAGCTCAAGCCGACGGCAGGCTGAGAACCCCGCCCCCCGATATCGCCGCGGGATATCGCCCCATCGTCTCCGCGGCGCCCCGTCAGAGCCAGCGCGACCGGACCGGCAGGCCGAGACCGTCGCCGAGCATGGCGAGCACCTCGCGGAAACTCGGCACGACATCGGCCGAGCCGGGACGGGTCAGCACGACCGCGTTGGCGCGGAGCTTCTGGATCGACCGGCGCGCGATGCGCCGCACCAGTTCGCCATGGCTTCGCGGCGTCGCGGCGCCGCGGATGCGATCCCAATGCCGGCGCGAGACGACCAGCGCCTGATCGCGCACGGGCCGACCGAGCAGCCGGCCAACGACGCGGATCGCCCGCTCGACCACGCGCGGGCGCCAGCCGTATTCATCGAAGACGAGTTGGAATGTCGCCGCCTGCCGCTCGGCGCGGCCGCCGCGCTCCGCCCGTTCGATGAAGCCCGCGACCTCGCGGAACCAGTCGCCCTCGAGGATCACGCCCGGCGACAGGATCATCAGCCAGGGCCCGCGCCGCGCCGCCTCGGCACCGGCGGTCGCCAGCGTGCCCCAATCGCGCGCCGCGATCACCACGGTACAGCCGGCCGCCTCCGCCACGACGCGCGTGCCGTCGGTCGAGCCGCCGTCGGCGACCACGACCTCGCGGACAATGCCTTCCGCCGCCGCCGGGACGAGCGCGGCGAGCGTGCGGGCGAGGCCCTCTTCGGAATCGTAGGTCGGAATGACGACGGAGAGCATCCGGGGATCTTGATCCAGGCCTCGGGAGGTCGGAGGCTGCGCTTCGCGCGATGCGCCGATCGCTTTGCCGGGAAACGTCAGATTTCGCCGAAAGCTGCCTCTATCACGGCCCGACGCCGCCACGCCAGCCCAATGGTGCGGCGCTTTGGCAAATGTTCTTGTTTTGTTCGAGGTTTTTGTCTAGCCTGGGGGCATGGCTCAGATGACTCGAACCCCATTTGCCGGACGACACCCCGTCTACGACGGGACGGCCGCCGCGGTCCAGGCCTTCGATCCGATCGCGGCGGAGGCCCCGCCGACGGAGGTCGGCGTCGAGGCCCCATCGACGGAGATCGGTGTCGAGGCACCGCCGACGGAGGTCGGCATCGAGGCCGGGCGGCGGCGCGGGCGCGGCGCGAGTTCGAACCGCAGCGGGCGCTACGAGAGCGAGGCGCGGGTCGCCGTCGACGACGGCTGGGACAGCCTCGACGACCTGCCGCCGCTCGCCACCCATGTGCAGATCGAGAAGCCGAAGAAGATCATCACCCGGAATTCCTCGCCGGACATCTCCTTCGATCGCTCGATCAACCCCTATCGGGGCTGCGAGCACGGCTGCTCCTACTGCTTCGCCCGCCCGACGCATGCCTATATGGGCCTGTCGCCGGGTCTCGATTTCGAGACCAAGCTGTTCGTCAAGCCGAACGCCGCCGACCTGCTGGCGCGCGAGCTCTCGGTCGCAGGCTACGAACCGAAGACGCTGGCGATCGGCACCAACACCGATCCCTATCAGCCGATCGAGCGGCGCTACCGCATCATGCGCGAGGTGCTCGAGGTGCTCGAACGCGCGAACCATCCGGTCGCGATCGTGACCAAGTCGGCGCTGGTCGCGCGCGACCGCGACATTCTCGGCCGCATGGCCGCGAAGGGTCTCGCCAAGGTCGCGCTGTCGGTGACGACGCTCGACCGACATCTGGCGCGGGCGATGGAGCCGCGGGCCTCGACGCCGGACAAGCGGCTCGCGGCGATCCGCGACCTCGCCGAGGCCGGCATTCCGGCCGCGGTGATGGTCGCACCGGTGATCCCGGCGCTCAACGATTCGGAGCTCGAGCGCATTCTCGAAGCCGCCCATGCCCATGGCGCACGCGAGGCCGGCTATGTGCTGCTCAGGCTGCCGCTCGAGGTCTCGGAGCTGTTCAAGGAGTGGCTGCTCGAACATTGCCCGGATCGCTATCGGCACGTGCTGTCGATCCTGCGTTCGATGCGCGACGGCAAGGATTACGACGCGACCTGGGGCAAGCGCATGAGGGGCACCGGCCCTTATGCGCAGACCATCGCCAAGCGGTTCGAGGTCGCGGCGCGGCGGATCGGGCTCAACAAGGGCGGCCGCACCAAGCTGCGCACCGACCTGTTCGAGCCACCGCTGACCACGGGCGTGCAACTGAAGCTGTTTTGACGGCCGGAGCGGAAAGGCCGCCAGTGACCGAAATCGGGGAGACGCGAGATGCGCGGACGTTTGACGGTGGTGACGCTCGGGGTCGGCGATCTGAAGCGCTCGACGGCGTTCTATGCGGGGCTCGGGTTCTCGATTTCGAGCGAGAGCCAGGACGCGGTGACCTTCATCGATGCCGGCGGCGTCGTGCTGTCGCTGTTCGGCCGGGTCGCGCTCGCCGAGGACGCCCACGTTCCGGCCGAGGGCAGCGGCTTCGGCGGCATCACGCTCGCCTGGAACGTCGGCAGCACGGCCGAGGTCGACACGGTGATCGCGGCCGCGGTCGAAGGCGGAGCACGCCTGCTGAAGCAGCCCGGTGAAACGTTCTGGGGCGGCTATTCCGGCTACTTCGCCGATCCGGACGGCTACCCCTGGGAGGTCGCCCACAATCCGTTCTGGCCGCTCGATGCCGACGGCACCGTGGCGCTGCCGGCCTGACGTCGGTCCTGCCCGCGCCCTTGGCGAAGGAGCGCGACCCATGCTGCCTTGGCAGCGACCGTGCCCACCCGATCGCGTGACTTGATTCCGGGCGGCGCGGCGGGCACGGTCCAGCCATGCGCAAAAGCGACTCGACCCTCCTGTTCGATCTCGACGCCGGCCCGGATTTCAGCATGGAGATCCGCGCCGGGGCACGCCGGGCGCCGGTCGCCGGCGTCGACGAGGCCGGCCGCGGCCCCTGGGCCGGGCCAGTGGTGACGGCGGCGGTCGTGCTCGACGAGGCGAAGATCCCGCGCGGCCTCGATGATCTGAAGGCGCTGACCGAAGCGCGGCGCGAGGCGCTCTACGACCTGATCTGCGCCGATCATCTGGTCGCGGTGACCTTCGCCTCGGTCGACCGGATCGACCGCATGAACATTCGCGGCGCGACGCTCTGGGCGATGGGCCGGGCCGTGCGCGCGCTCGGCGTCCTGCCGATCCACGTGCTCGTCGACGGCAGGACGTGCCGCCCGGCCTGCCCTGCCCCGGCGAGGCCGTGGTCAAGGGCGACGCACGGGCGCTGTCGATCGCGGCGGCGTCGATCGTCGCCAAGGTCACGCGCGACCGCATGATGGTGCGGCTCGCGCGCGAGTTCGACGGCTACGGCTTCGACCGTCACAAGGGCTACGGCACGGCCGAACACCAGCAGGCCCTCGACCGGCTCGGCCCCTGCGTGCTGCACAGGCGCTCGTTCGAGCCGATCCGGGTCAAGCTCGGCGACGCCGTGACGGTGCCGGAGCGGCGCCCAGCCCTGCTCTGAATGGCCGCAGATCGACCCGACAAGGCCCAACCCGGCCGACCCCGCCGGCGCACTCGGCCCCGGACCGCAACGAAGCGCCAGGCGCCCTTCCAAGCGCAAGGCTCCCGATCGGGGGCGCCGGTAGCCTGACTGCGTCTTGTCGGTATCCATCCGACCAGCCTCGATAGCAAAAGGCCCGCAGGGATCACCCGCGGGCCTTTGTTTATTGGTCTTGTTCTGGCCGTGCGTTCGGGCCGGACGATCAGTTCAGCTTGGCGCGAACCGTGGCGATGCCCTGGTCGACCAGCGCCGCGGCGGTCGCGCCCGGCACCTTGGCGGCGAGCAGCTTCTCGGTCGCGGACACCGCGACGTCGGCGGCGCGCGCGCGGACCTCGGCGATCGCCTGGGTCTCGGCCTGAGCGATCTTCGCCTCGGCCGCCTTGGTGCGGCGGGCGATCATCTCCTCGAGGGCCTTGTTGGTCTCCTCGGTGAGACGCTCGGCCTGCGCCTTGGCCTCGGTCACGATGGCCGCGGCCTCGCGCTCGGCCTCGCCGGCCTTGGTCTTGTACTCGGCGAGCAGAGCCTGGGCCTCTTCGCGCAGGCGACGGGCCTCGGTCAGCTCGTGCTCGATCTCCGTCGACTTCTTGTCCAGCGCCGCGCCGACCTTGGCCGGAACGCCGATGTAGAAGAGGATGGCGAAGAAGATCAGAAGGGCGACGAAGACCCAGAATGTAGCGAGAGATGTCGCGTCCATGAGAGCCTCCTCACTTCGTCAGGCTGGCGGAGACCGCGGCGGCGACCTCCTCGCGGCTGACGCCGGTGCCGATCAGGGTCGAGACGAGCGTCTCGGCGGTGTCGATCGCGATCTGATCGACGTCGGCCATCGCCTTGGCCTTGATGTCGGCGATCCGCGCCTCGGCGTCCGTGAGCTTCGCGGTCAGCGAGGCTTCGGTCGCCGCACGCTTCGCTTCGGTCGCGGCGGTCAGCTCGGCATGGGTGGCGGCCGCGATGCCCTGCGCCTTGGCGCGGGCCTCGGCGAGCGCCTTCTCATAGGCCGCGACGGCGGCGTCGGTCTCGGCCTTCAGGCGCTCGGCCTCGCCGAGATCGCGGACGATCCGGTCGCGACGGGTCTCGATGATGCCGCCGATGCGCGGGACCAGCAGCTTCGAGACCAGCAGAAAGAACACGCCGAAGGTCAGCGCGAACCACAGGATCTGCGAGGGAAAGGTCGACGGGTCGAAGGGCGGGAAGGCACCGCCGTGCTGGGCGGCCCCACCGTGGGCTTCGGTCGACGTGGTGTGTGCGGTCTCGGCCATGGGGCTACTCGATCTGGCGATCCGATCCGACCGGTCGCCCGTGCCGTCGAGGTTCCGGCTGCCCGAAACGCTCGCCCACACGGAGCCGGTCCGTGATTCGATCTTTCGGCCGGATCGCGGCGAACGGCGGGCCGTTCACCGCTGCGATCCCGACCATCGACAGGGCGACCCGCATCCCCGAAGGGTGCGCGGCGAACGCCCGGTCCCGGCACCCGCCCCTGAAACCGCCGACCGGCCGACCTCTCAACCAGAGAGGCGACCGGCGCCGGATCACGGGATAGCACGGGTGCCCGTGCAGCCGCTGCAGTCGGTCGGCGCCTCGATCGCTCGGGCGCGCCGACCGGACCTTGCGGCCGCTCCTTCGCCGATCAGGTGAACAGGACGATCAGCGCGACGAGGAGCGAGAAGATGCCCAGAGCTTCGGTCACGGCGAAGCCGAGGATCAGGCGGCCGAACTGGCCGTCGGCGGCCGACGGGTTGCGCAGGGCGCCGGCGAGGTAGTTGCCGAAGATGGTGCCGAGGCCAATGCTCGCGCCGGCCATGCCGAGGCAGGCGATACCGGCACCGATGTACTTCGCAGCTTGAGCGTCCATGGGAATTGCTCCTTGGTGGGATGGTTCGAACAGCGTGACCGATCCGCCCCGGCTCAGTGGCCGGGATGGATCGCGTCGTTGAGGTACATGCAGGTCAGCACCGTGAAGACGTAGGCCTGCAGGAAGGCGACGAGGAACTCGAGCGCGGTCATGGCGACCGTCATGCCGAGCGGAAGGATCGAGCCGATCGTGCCGATGCCGCCAGCGGCGCCGAGCATCACGACGAAGCCCGCGAAGACCTTCAGCGTGATGTGACCGGCGAGCATGTTGGCGAACAGACGGACCGAGAGGCTGACCGGACGCGACAGGAACGAGACGATCTCGATCGCCGTCACGAGCGGGATCAGCAGGGCCGGCACGCCGGAGGGCGCGAACAGGCCGAAGAAGTGGAAGCCGTGCTTCCAGACGCCGTAGATCACGACCGTCAGGATCACGATCAGCGCCATCATGAAGGTCACGATGATCTGGCTCGTCACCGTGAAGAAGTACGGGATCAGGCCCAGCATGTTCGCGACGAAGACGAACATGAACAGCGAAAACACGAGCGGGAAGAACACCATGCCCTGCTTGCCGGCGGCGTCGCGCAGCGTGCCGGCGACGAACTCGTAGGCCATTTCGGCAAGGAGCTGGCGCCGGCCCGGCACCAGGGCACGCGGCGAGGCGGCCCAGGTCAGAAACAGCGTCGTCACCGCGACGACCACGACCATGAACAGGGCCGAGTTGGTGAAGGACAGATCGTATTTCCCGATATGAATCGGGATGATCGGATTGATGTGGAACTGATGGATCGGATCGACCTTATCGCCAGCCACCTGTCCGTCTCCGCCGTCCTACGTCGCCGACCATGATGGCCGGACCGTCCCCACACATGATGCCGTCTCAAGGCGTCACCACCCCGACCGCACCCCGAATTCCCTGCCGCCGTCAGGCCATCGAGGCGGAACGCCTCAGATCCCCGGACCGCGACCGTCGCCCGACCCGGATCCAGACTTGGATCCCGGCTGAGTGACCATCCCCTGGGCGCGCAGGACGTTCAGGACGCCAGCCGCAAAGCCCAGGAGCAGAAACACAATCAGCCCCCAAGGGGCCGAACCGAACATCCGATCGATGAACCAACCGAGGCCGGCTCCCACGACCACACCGCCGACGAACTCGGATGCGAGTTTCACCGCCAGGGCGTAACCGGCCTTGGGCTCGTCACCCCGGACCCGCTCCGCTTCCGCGCGCCGCTTGTCCTGGAGCGTCTTCTCCAGTCCTTCGAGGCGCTCGGCCAGTCTTGCTTCATCGGCGGCGGAGCGTTGGGCGGCGCCGCCACCGGCAGCGCTCGACACATCGTTCCGGATCGGCTGCTGGTTGCTGTCGTCGCCGGTCATGACCACGTCCCTCGCTCGAAAACCCCTCGGTCAACTCGGTCTGACGTCCTCGGTTTCCCGAGGGCGTCCCTGATCGATGTCGATCGACGGGAAAACGGCCGGATCGCGGCGAACCGGGACGCGGCGTCCAAACCCCACCCCCCGAAGCCGGGCGCACCATAGTGGCGCGTCAGGAGTGTGTCAAGAAGAGGTGAATTTCGGCCATCGCTTTGAACATAAACGTTTTTCGGCGATTTCGAACACAGGCTGCACGAAGGTCGCAGCCGCGATGCCGCGGTGCAGCGCCGATCGGCCCGACGATGGCCGGTCCGCGGCGGATTTCAGACGGCCTCGAGGATTCGCTCGGCCGCCTCCAGATCGACCGAAACCAGCATCGAGACACCGCGCTCGGCCATGGTCACGCCGAACAGCCGATCCATGCGCGCCATGGTGATCGGATTGTGGGTGATCACCACGAAGCGGGTCGCGGTCTGCCGGGTCATGTCGACCAGCAGATCGCAGTAGCGCTCGACATTGGCGTCGTCGAGCGGCGCGTCGACCTCGTCGAGCACGCAGATCGGCGCCGGATTGGTCAGGAACACCGCAAAGATCAGCGCCATGGCCGTCAACGCCTGCTCGCCGCCGGAGAGCAGCGTCATGGTCGAGGGCTTCTTGCCGGGCGGGCGCGCCATGATCTCCAGACCGGCCTCGAGCGGATCGTCGGAGGCGACGAGCTGGAGTTCGGCGGTGCCGCCGCCGAACAGCAGCGTGAACAGCGCCTGGAAATGGTTGTTGACCGTCTCGAAGGCCGCCATCAGGCGCTCGCGCGCCTCACGGTTCAGATTGTAGATGCCCTGGCGCAGACGCTTGATCGCCTCGATCAGGTCGTCACGCTCGGCGGTCAACGCGCCGCGGCGCTCGTCGATCTCACGCGCCTCGTCCTCGGCGCGCAGGTTGACGGCGCCGAGCCGCTCGCGCTCTTGCCGGACGCGTTCCAGCCGGCGCTCGATGCCGTCTACGTCGGGGAGCGGCGCGCCTTCCTTGAGTTCGGTCAGGCCGACGAGGCCTGGCGGCGCGACGTCGAAGGCCTCGCGGATGCGGGCCTCGATCTCGATTCGGCGGTTGCGCGCGGCCTCGTAGCGCTCCTCGGCGCGGACCTTGGCCTCGCGGGCGCCGGACATGCTCTCGAGCGCGCTGCGCGCCAGCCGGTCGGCCTCGGCCTGGGCGCGCTCGGCGACGGCGAGGGCATCGGCGGCTTCGGCGCGCGCCTTCTCGGCTTCAGCGATGGCATTGACCAAGCGGCGCTGTTCGAGGGCGATCTCGCCCGGCCGCTCCATCAGCGCCGCCCGCTCCTCCTCGGCCTCGAAGGCGCGATCGGCGAGCACGGCCAGTTGTGATTCGGCATTGGTCGAGCGCGACAGCCAGCTCTCGCGTTCGCGGGCGATCGCCTCGATGCGGCGGACGCGCATCTCGGCTTCGCGCGATGCGCCCTGCAGCGCGGCACGGGCCTCGGCGACGCCGGCGCGATCGAGCGCGACCGCGGCGCGAGCATGGGCCAGCGCCTCCTCGAGGCCGACGACCGGCGGCAGGTCCTCGCGCGCCATCTCGGCCTCGACACGGGACGCGGCGATCTCCTCGGCGCTCGCGGCGAGCCGATCGCCGGCCTCGCGCAAGGCCGACAGGCGGGCCGCGACCTGGCCGGCCTCGCGTTCGATCCGGCCGAGCGCTTCGCGCGCATCGGCCTCGCGCTTCTGCGCGGCGCGGTGCGCCTCGCGGGCGAACCGTTCGGCCGCCTCCGCATCGGTCAGCGTCCGGCGCTTCGCCTCCGAATCGGCCCGGCGGTCGGCGACGATCTCGCGCGCCACCTCGACCTGGGTTTCGAGCTCGATCAGGCGGTTGCGGCTGGCGAGGCGCTGGGCGGCGGCGGTCGGCGCCTCGGCGGCGGCGGCGAGGCCGTCCCAGCGCCAGAGGTCGCCTTCGCGCGACACCAGCCGCTGGCCGGCGGCGAGGCGCTTCTGCAGGGCCGGACCGTCGGCGCGTGCGACGAGGCCGATCTGCGCCAGCCGGCGCGCCAGCACCGGCGGCGCCTTCACATAAGTCGCGAGCGGCGCGATGCCGTCGGGCAGCTTCGGGTCGGCATCGGCCGGTCCGGCGTCGCGCCAATGCACGGGCGCGGCCTCGTCGGCCGAGGCTTCCAGATCGTCCCCGAGCGCGGCGCCGAGCGCGGCCTCGAAGCCGGCCGCGACCGTGATGCGGTCGATGACCGGCGGCCACAGGTCCGCGGCACCGACGTTCAGGATCTTGGAAAGCGTCTTCGCCTCGGTCTCCAGCCGCTGCAACTCGCGCTCGGCCTCGGCCAGCGGTCCGCGCGCGGCGTCGGCGGCCGCGCGGGCGTCGCGATGGGTCTCCTCGGCGAGCGTGGCCCGGCTCTCGGCCTCCTCGGTCTCGATCGCGGCATCTTCAACAGCGACGCGCGCCTCTTCGAGTTCGGAGCCCTCGCCGAGCCGTTCGGCGAGCTCGGCCTCCTCGCGGGCGATGGTGGCGCGCTCGACCTCGGTCTTGCGGGCGCGCTCGGCGAGATCGGCCAGCGTGCGGTCGATCGCCTGCCGCGCGGCGATCGTCGAGGCGATCTCCTGCTGACGCTCCGACAGGTCGCGTTCGGAGGCAGCGAGCGCGGCCTCGCGTTCGGCGAGCGTTGTGCGCAGATCCTCGGCCTCGGTCTCGACCTCGGCATTGGCGGCGGCGAGCTCGCGCTCCTCCTCGTCGAGTTTGGCGAGCGCGGCGGCCATGTCGCGGGCGATGTTCTCCTCGCGGACGCGGTCCTGCGCCAATTGGGCGAGCCGGCGTTCGAGCTCGGCGATGCGCTCGCGGATGCGGCGCTCATCGGCCTCCAGCTCGCCGGCGCCGAGCCGCAGCCGCTGCAGGGCGGCGGCGCAGGCGGCCTCCTTGTCACGCAGGCCCGGCAGCGCATGGGCGGCGAGCGCCTGTTCGCGGGCGGTGCGCGCCTGCACCTCGGCCGTCATGGACACCGCCTTGTCGGCGTCGAGCAGTTGCGCCTCGGCCTCCGCGACCTGATCGCGCGCGGCGAGCCAGCGCAGATAGACGATGGTCGCCTCGGCGGAACGGATCTCGGACGACATGATCCGGTAGCGCGTCGCCTGCCGGGCCTGACGCTTCAGGTTTTCGAGCTGGCTCTCGATCTGAACCAGCACGTCCTCGAGCCGCTCGAGGTTCTGCTCGGCGGCCTTCAGCCGGATCTCGGCCTCGTGGCGGCGCGAATGCAGGCCGGAGATGCCGGAGGCCTCCTCGAGGATCGCGCGGCGCTGGGTCGGCTTGGCGGCGATCAACTCGCCGATCTGGCCCTGACGCACCATAGCGGGCGAGCGCGGGCCGGTCGAGGCGTCGGCGAACAGGAGCTGGACATCGCGGGCGCGAACGTCGCGGCCATTGATCCGGTAGACCGAGCCGGCCTCGCGCTCGATACGGCGCGTCACCTCCAGCGCGTCGGTGTCGTTGAAACCGGCGGGGGCGCGGCGCTCGCGATTGTCGAGGAAGAGCGTGACTTCGGCCGTGTTGCGCGACGGGCGATGGCCGGAGCCCGCGAAGATGACGTCGTCCATGCCGGACGCGCGCATGTTCTTGTAGGAATTCTCGCCCATGACCCAGCGCAGGGCCTCGACGAGGTTCGACTTGCCGCAACCGTTCGGCCCGACGACGCCGGTCAGCCCCGGCGCGATCAGGAACTCGGTCGGCTCCACGAAGGTCTTGAAGCCGAGGATGCGGAGCTTGTCGAATTTCACGAGGACAGGCCCTGGTAAGCGATGGCCGGGCCGCCCCGATCGTCATCGACCCGGTCTCGGGAGGGCTCAAACGAGCGATCCCGAGAGCGAGCCGCAACGAAGGATCAGCTCTTCACGAGCGGACCGAGCACCTGATCGACCTCGTCGGGGGTCGAGAAGCCCTTCTGCTTCTTGCCGTTGACGAAGAAGGTCGGCGTCGCGTCCACACCGAACTTCTCGTCGGCGCGCGCCCTGCTCTCCTTGACACCATCGAGCAGGGTCTGATTCGTCAAGCAAGCCTTGAACGAATCCTGTGTGAAACCGACCTGCTTCACCAGGTTGAACAGCGCCGAGACCGGATCGTCGACATGGGCCCAGGTGCGCTGCTGGTCGAAGAACATCGACGTCATGTCGAAGTACTTGTCCTGCGGCGCGCAGCGCGCCAGCATCGAAGCGGCGGCGGCGAGCGGATCGAGCGGGAATTCGCGGAAGATCAGCTTGACCTTGCCCGGCTCGATGTACTTCTCCTTGATGTGCGGCAGCACCGTCTTGTGCCAGTTGGCGCAATGCGGGCAGGTCATCGAGGCGTATTCGACGATCGTGACCGGGGCATCGGCCTTGCCGAGCACCATGTCCGGCAGGGTGCCGGGCTTCATCAGTTCGGCCTCGATCGCCGACTGGGCGAGGGCGCGCTCGGGCGCGACGCCCGCGGTGGCGCCGACCAGCGCGAGCGTGGCGGCGGTCGACAGCATGGTGCGGCGGGAGAGCGTCGCGGAGAATTCGGTCACAGGGGCGATCCTTCGATGGAGGCCGTCACGGGTGAGATGGCGGGTCGCGGAACGACGTGTCCGGCCGCTCGCGTGCGGCCGGCAGTTTGCTCATTCCTGACCGGGACGCAACAGGAGGATTGTGGCGGCACCGCGCCGCGACCGATCGCAGTTGCGTGAAGAGGCCCGCCCAAACGGCCTT
This genomic interval carries:
- a CDS encoding metalloregulator ArsR/SmtB family transcription factor, translating into MRPIAHPTTDEISLAGLLHALADPIRLDIVRRLCTAGCEMNCITSAADLAGLSKSTLSHHFRILREAGLVRSERRGVELLNKLRLDEIEARFPGLLRSILAARDAEACCGRKSATVEDSVQVRSEIVLTT
- the moaB gene encoding molybdenum cofactor biosynthesis protein B codes for the protein MSRIDGSKPFIPVRIAVLTISDSRTLAEDRSGQALADRIAEAGHELVERAIVPDEIEEIRLVVKAWIDDPAIDVVITTGGTGFTGRDVTPEAVEPLFEKRMEGFSAIFHRLSFEKIGTSTIQSRATAGVARSTFIFVLPGSPGACKDAWDGILKAQFDYRHQPCNFVEIMPRLDEHLKRGKLKPTAG
- a CDS encoding glycosyltransferase, translated to MLSVVIPTYDSEEGLARTLAALVPAAAEGIVREVVVADGGSTDGTRVVAEAAGCTVVIAARDWGTLATAGAEAARRGPWLMILSPGVILEGDWFREVAGFIERAERGGRAERQAATFQLVFDEYGWRPRVVERAIRVVGRLLGRPVRDQALVVSRRHWDRIRGAATPRSHGELVRRIARRSIQKLRANAVVLTRPGSADVVPSFREVLAMLGDGLGLPVRSRWL
- a CDS encoding PA0069 family radical SAM protein yields the protein MTRTPFAGRHPVYDGTAAAVQAFDPIAAEAPPTEVGVEAPSTEIGVEAPPTEVGIEAGRRRGRGASSNRSGRYESEARVAVDDGWDSLDDLPPLATHVQIEKPKKIITRNSSPDISFDRSINPYRGCEHGCSYCFARPTHAYMGLSPGLDFETKLFVKPNAADLLARELSVAGYEPKTLAIGTNTDPYQPIERRYRIMREVLEVLERANHPVAIVTKSALVARDRDILGRMAAKGLAKVALSVTTLDRHLARAMEPRASTPDKRLAAIRDLAEAGIPAAVMVAPVIPALNDSELERILEAAHAHGAREAGYVLLRLPLEVSELFKEWLLEHCPDRYRHVLSILRSMRDGKDYDATWGKRMRGTGPYAQTIAKRFEVAARRIGLNKGGRTKLRTDLFEPPLTTGVQLKLF
- a CDS encoding VOC family protein — its product is MRGRLTVVTLGVGDLKRSTAFYAGLGFSISSESQDAVTFIDAGGVVLSLFGRVALAEDAHVPAEGSGFGGITLAWNVGSTAEVDTVIAAAVEGGARLLKQPGETFWGGYSGYFADPDGYPWEVAHNPFWPLDADGTVALPA
- a CDS encoding ATP F0F1 synthase subunit B (Produces ATP from ADP in the presence of a proton gradient across the membrane. Subunit B is part of the membrane proton channel.), with product MDATSLATFWVFVALLIFFAILFYIGVPAKVGAALDKKSTEIEHELTEARRLREEAQALLAEYKTKAGEAEREAAAIVTEAKAQAERLTEETNKALEEMIARRTKAAEAKIAQAETQAIAEVRARAADVAVSATEKLLAAKVPGATAAALVDQGIATVRAKLN
- a CDS encoding F0F1 ATP synthase subunit B; protein product: MAETAHTTSTEAHGGAAQHGGAFPPFDPSTFPSQILWFALTFGVFFLLVSKLLVPRIGGIIETRRDRIVRDLGEAERLKAETDAAVAAYEKALAEARAKAQGIAAATHAELTAATEAKRAATEASLTAKLTDAEARIADIKAKAMADVDQIAIDTAETLVSTLIGTGVSREEVAAAVSASLTK
- a CDS encoding F0F1 ATP synthase subunit C, which encodes MDAQAAKYIGAGIACLGMAGASIGLGTIFGNYLAGALRNPSAADGQFGRLILGFAVTEALGIFSLLVALIVLFT
- a CDS encoding F0F1 ATP synthase subunit A — protein: MAGDKVDPIHQFHINPIIPIHIGKYDLSFTNSALFMVVVVAVTTLFLTWAASPRALVPGRRQLLAEMAYEFVAGTLRDAAGKQGMVFFPLVFSLFMFVFVANMLGLIPYFFTVTSQIIVTFMMALIVILTVVIYGVWKHGFHFFGLFAPSGVPALLIPLVTAIEIVSFLSRPVSLSVRLFANMLAGHITLKVFAGFVVMLGAAGGIGTIGSILPLGMTVAMTALEFLVAFLQAYVFTVLTCMYLNDAIHPGH
- a CDS encoding AtpZ/AtpI family protein; translation: MTGDDSNQQPIRNDVSSAAGGGAAQRSAADEARLAERLEGLEKTLQDKRRAEAERVRGDEPKAGYALAVKLASEFVGGVVVGAGLGWFIDRMFGSAPWGLIVFLLLGFAAGVLNVLRAQGMVTQPGSKSGSGSGDGRGPGI